From the Musa acuminata AAA Group cultivar baxijiao chromosome BXJ3-7, Cavendish_Baxijiao_AAA, whole genome shotgun sequence genome, one window contains:
- the LOC135643858 gene encoding uncharacterized protein LOC135643858 isoform X1, producing the protein MDAVDSGEAFDLEAKRRDDDSWHPCRITLSSNSAVFRISLNFESCDEEDIISSREDLMGRLRFRSNPVQDNCSHLRGGEKVLVMNIVQSKCFYFDAVIEKAYRVRHSHRLHCRCTFVVKWLVPKLKGITINVPSKSIMKLSDKKIDSHPVVAAFLAALKPIPDVKVLPFLNSLEEATCEANLPQDLEKQVEMISKLADGSEPSKDVLSKCKQANSVRRRRSTITSDTVSLINQGNSRRITRSQTKVNAELVKHCDNAPLLNPLAAQAALASLVHGQLADKQESSIFRLQDCLSDLPLNVEKKQDDHLYLEVEATAIQSIACTMDDVIELPNIVQEVTKQRLIKDLKLNSSIAISRGDVVKFFPDESPYSVTLNKKSGRESNESEIGCLVSSATKDHPTKLTIKGKLNGGGVSTRLTRSGVKRRIFESTEKESSNEKFPSLVSTKLSCSGPQILTKIINQYQGSGERNEIIEIVDLDASEDDESSKRELVFTSMETIIDRTQERKKRPRRSSVKFIEVDQAVVFIGGEISQPKKKRESSKKPIPRFSRRLRLLPGSRSQS; encoded by the exons ATGGATGCGGTGGATTCTGGAGAGGCCTTCGATCTCGAGGCCAAGCGCAGGGACGACGACTCTTGGCATCCCTGCCGCATCACCTTGAG TTCAAATAGTGCTGTCTTTCGTATTAGTTTGAACTTTGAAAGTTGTGATGAGGAAGATATCATCTCAAGCAGAGAAGACTTGATGGGGCGTCTGCGATTTCGCTCCAACCCTGTACAGGATAACTGCTCTCATCTTAGGGGAGGAGAAAAAGTCCTTGTCATGAACATTGTGCAGTCTAAGTGCTTCTACTTTGATGCCGTTATAGAAAAG GCATACAGGGTGAGACACTCACACAGGTTGCACTGCAGATGCACTTTTGTGGTCAAATGGCTTGTACCTAAGCTGAAGGGGATAACAATAAATGTTCCATCTAAGTCAATTATGAAGCTTTCAGATAAAAAAATTGATAGCCACCCAGTAGTAGCTGCATTCTTGGCTGCTTTGAAACCTATACCTGATGTGAAAGTTCTTCCATTCCTTAATTCTTTAGAGGAAGCTACCTGTGAGGCTAACCTCCCTCAAGATCTGGAAAAGCAAGTAGAGATGATTAGCAAATTGGCTGATGGATCTGAGCCCTCAAAAGATGTACTGTCGAAATGTAAACAAG CTAATTCTGTGAGACGAAGAAGAAGCACTATTACGTCAGATACAGTTTCACTCATAAATCAAGGTAACTCTAGAAGAATCACCAGGAGCCAGACCAAAGTCAATGCAGAACTTGTGAAGCATTGCGATAATGCTCCTCTactcaatcctcttgctgctcaaGCAGCACTTGCTTCCTTAGTGCATGGACAGCTAGCAGATAAGCAAGAATCTTCCATCTTTAGGTTACAAGATTGCCTATCAGACCTACCCTTAAATGTTGAAAAGAAGCAAGACGACCATCTGTATCTGGAGGTAGAAGCTACTGCTATCCAATCCATTGCCTGCACCATGGATGATGTTATTGAACTTCCAAATATTGTCCAAGAAGTGACCAAACAAAGACTAATCAAAGACTTGAAGTTGAATAGCTCAATCGCTATCAGTAGAGGGGATGTTGTTAAGTTTTTTCCTGATGAATCTCCATACTCAGTCACTTTGAACAAAAAATCAGGCAGAGAATCTAATGAATCAGAAATTGGGTGCCTAGTTTCCTCTGCTACCAAGGACCATCCAACGAAGTTAACAATAAAAGGGAAGTTGAATGGTGGCGGAGTTTCGACACGATTAACTCGTTCAGGTGTAAAGAGACGAATATTTGAATCAACTGAGAAAGAGTCTTCAAATGAGAAGTTCCCCAGTCTAGTAAGCACAAAATTGTCATGTTCTGGCCCACAAATATTGACAAAAATCATAAACCAATACCAGGGTTCTGGAGAGAGAAACGAGATAATAGAGATAGTAGATCTTGATGCATCCGAGGATGATGAAAGCAGCAAGAGGGAATTGGTCTTCACATCTATGGAAACAATTATTGATAGGAcacaagaaaggaagaaaagacCCAGAAGATCAAGTGTCAAATTTATTGAAGTAGATCAAG CTGTGGTTTTTATAGGTGGAGAAATATCTCAACCTAAGAAAAAGAGAGAATCTTCAAAGAAGCCTATCCCGAGATTTTCACGACGGCTTAGACTCCTTCCTGGATCTCGCTCGCAGAGTTAA
- the LOC135583827 gene encoding UDP-glucuronic acid decarboxylase 5 → MAKELANGDQHTITRPPPIPSPLRFSKFFQSNLRILVTGGAGFIGSHLVDKLMENEKNEVIVVDNYFTGSKDNLKKWFGHPRFELIRHDVTETLLVEVDQIYHLACPASPIFYKYNPVKTIKTNVIGTLNMLGLAKRVGARILLTSTSEVYGDPLEHPQKEEYWGNVNPIGVRSCYDEGKRVAETLMFDYHRQHGLEIRIARIFNTYGPRMNIDDGRVVSNFIAQAIRGEPLTVQAPGTQTRSFCYVSDMVDGLIRLMEGDNTGPINIGNPGEFTMMELAETVKELINPAVPLKNVENTPDDPRQRKPDITKAKELLGWEPKITLREGLPFMEEDFRQRLGVQKQHID, encoded by the exons ATGGCAAAGGAGCTCGCTAATGGCGATCAGCACACCATCACGAGGCCACCTCCCATTCCTTCACCGCTCCGGTTTTCCAAATTTTTTCAg TCCAATTTGAGAATTTTGGTTACTGGAGGGGCTGGTTTCATTGGATCTCATCTTGTTGACAAGTTGATGGAAAACGAGAAGAATGAG GTTATTGTTGTGGATAACTATTTCACTGGATCGAAAGACAACCTTAAGAAGTGGTTTGGGCATCCAAGATTTGagcttattagacatg ATGTTACCGAGACATTGTTGGTGGAAGTCGATCAGATTTACCATCTTGCTTGCCCTGCTTCTCCAATTTTCTACAAGTACAATCCTGTTAAG ACAATAAAAACAAATGTCATTGGCACCTTAAACATGTTGGGGCTTGCAAAGAGGGTCGGGGCAAG GATCTTACTGACTTCAACCTCAGAGGTTTATGGTGATCCTCTCGAGCATCCTCAGAAGGAAGAGTACTGGGGCAATGTTAACCCAATAG GAGTAAGGAGTTGTTACGATGAAGGAAAGCGTGTCGCAGAGACGTTGATGTTTGATTATCACAGGCAGCATGGCCTAG AAATACGAATTGCAAGAATTTTCAATACATACGGACCACGCATGAATATTGATGATGGCCGTGTAGTCAGTAACTTCATCGCTCAGGCAATTCG AGGTGAGCCACTAACAGTTCAAGCACCGGGAACACAAACTCGAAGCTTCTGTTATGTTTCTGACATG GTTGATGGTCTTATTCGACTAATGGAAGGAGACAACACCGGGCCTATCAACATTGGGAATCCAG GTGAATTTACGATGATGGAACTTGCTGAAACCGTAAAAGAG TTGATCAACCCAGCAGTGCCTCTAAAGAATGTGGAGAATACACCCGATGATCCGCGCCAGAGGAAGCCAGACATCACAAAGGCAAAGGAACTACTTGGATGGGAGCCAAAGATTACTCTACGTGAAGGCTTACCTTTCATGGAGGAAGACTTCCGGCAGCGGTTGGGTGTGCAGAAGCAGCACATCGATTAG
- the LOC135643858 gene encoding uncharacterized protein LOC135643858 isoform X3 gives MDAVDSGEAFDLEAKRRDDDSWHPCRITLREDLMGRLRFRSNPVQDNCSHLRGGEKVLVMNIVQSKCFYFDAVIEKAYRVRHSHRLHCRCTFVVKWLVPKLKGITINVPSKSIMKLSDKKIDSHPVVAAFLAALKPIPDVKVLPFLNSLEEATCEANLPQDLEKQVEMISKLADGSEPSKDVLSKCKQANSVRRRRSTITSDTVSLINQGNSRRITRSQTKVNAELVKHCDNAPLLNPLAAQAALASLVHGQLADKQESSIFRLQDCLSDLPLNVEKKQDDHLYLEVEATAIQSIACTMDDVIELPNIVQEVTKQRLIKDLKLNSSIAISRGDVVKFFPDESPYSVTLNKKSGRESNESEIGCLVSSATKDHPTKLTIKGKLNGGGVSTRLTRSGVKRRIFESTEKESSNEKFPSLVSTKLSCSGPQILTKIINQYQGSGERNEIIEIVDLDASEDDESSKRELVFTSMETIIDRTQERKKRPRRSSVKFIEVDQAVVFIGGEISQPKKKRESSKKPIPRFSRRLRLLPGSRSQS, from the exons ATGGATGCGGTGGATTCTGGAGAGGCCTTCGATCTCGAGGCCAAGCGCAGGGACGACGACTCTTGGCATCCCTGCCGCATCACCTTGAG AGAAGACTTGATGGGGCGTCTGCGATTTCGCTCCAACCCTGTACAGGATAACTGCTCTCATCTTAGGGGAGGAGAAAAAGTCCTTGTCATGAACATTGTGCAGTCTAAGTGCTTCTACTTTGATGCCGTTATAGAAAAG GCATACAGGGTGAGACACTCACACAGGTTGCACTGCAGATGCACTTTTGTGGTCAAATGGCTTGTACCTAAGCTGAAGGGGATAACAATAAATGTTCCATCTAAGTCAATTATGAAGCTTTCAGATAAAAAAATTGATAGCCACCCAGTAGTAGCTGCATTCTTGGCTGCTTTGAAACCTATACCTGATGTGAAAGTTCTTCCATTCCTTAATTCTTTAGAGGAAGCTACCTGTGAGGCTAACCTCCCTCAAGATCTGGAAAAGCAAGTAGAGATGATTAGCAAATTGGCTGATGGATCTGAGCCCTCAAAAGATGTACTGTCGAAATGTAAACAAG CTAATTCTGTGAGACGAAGAAGAAGCACTATTACGTCAGATACAGTTTCACTCATAAATCAAGGTAACTCTAGAAGAATCACCAGGAGCCAGACCAAAGTCAATGCAGAACTTGTGAAGCATTGCGATAATGCTCCTCTactcaatcctcttgctgctcaaGCAGCACTTGCTTCCTTAGTGCATGGACAGCTAGCAGATAAGCAAGAATCTTCCATCTTTAGGTTACAAGATTGCCTATCAGACCTACCCTTAAATGTTGAAAAGAAGCAAGACGACCATCTGTATCTGGAGGTAGAAGCTACTGCTATCCAATCCATTGCCTGCACCATGGATGATGTTATTGAACTTCCAAATATTGTCCAAGAAGTGACCAAACAAAGACTAATCAAAGACTTGAAGTTGAATAGCTCAATCGCTATCAGTAGAGGGGATGTTGTTAAGTTTTTTCCTGATGAATCTCCATACTCAGTCACTTTGAACAAAAAATCAGGCAGAGAATCTAATGAATCAGAAATTGGGTGCCTAGTTTCCTCTGCTACCAAGGACCATCCAACGAAGTTAACAATAAAAGGGAAGTTGAATGGTGGCGGAGTTTCGACACGATTAACTCGTTCAGGTGTAAAGAGACGAATATTTGAATCAACTGAGAAAGAGTCTTCAAATGAGAAGTTCCCCAGTCTAGTAAGCACAAAATTGTCATGTTCTGGCCCACAAATATTGACAAAAATCATAAACCAATACCAGGGTTCTGGAGAGAGAAACGAGATAATAGAGATAGTAGATCTTGATGCATCCGAGGATGATGAAAGCAGCAAGAGGGAATTGGTCTTCACATCTATGGAAACAATTATTGATAGGAcacaagaaaggaagaaaagacCCAGAAGATCAAGTGTCAAATTTATTGAAGTAGATCAAG CTGTGGTTTTTATAGGTGGAGAAATATCTCAACCTAAGAAAAAGAGAGAATCTTCAAAGAAGCCTATCCCGAGATTTTCACGACGGCTTAGACTCCTTCCTGGATCTCGCTCGCAGAGTTAA
- the LOC135643858 gene encoding uncharacterized protein LOC135643858 isoform X2: MDAVDSGEAFDLEAKRRDDDSWHPCRITLSSNSAVFRISLNFESCDEEDIISSREDLMGRLRFRSNPVQDNCSHLRGGEKVLVMNIVQSKCFYFDAVIEKAYRVRHSHRLHCRCTFVVKWLVPKLKGITINVPSKSIMKLSDKKIDSHPVVAAFLAALKPIPDVKVLPFLNSLEEATCEANLPQDLEKQVEMISKLADGSEPSKDVLSKCKQANSVRRRRSTITSDTVSLINQGNSRRITRSQTKVNAELVKHCDNAPLLNPLAAQAALASLVHGQLADKQESSIFRLQDCLSDLPLNVEKKQDDHLYLEVEATAIQSIACTMDDVIELPNIVQEVTKQRLIKDLKLNSSIAISRGDVVKFFPDESPYSVTLNKKSGRESNESEIGCLVSSATKDHPTKLTIKGKLNGGGVSTRLTRSGVKRRIFESTEKESSNEKFPSLVSTKLSCSGPQILTKIINQYQGSGERNEIIEIVDLDASEDDESSKRELVFTSMETIIDRTQERKKRPRRSSVKFIEVDQGGEISQPKKKRESSKKPIPRFSRRLRLLPGSRSQS; encoded by the exons ATGGATGCGGTGGATTCTGGAGAGGCCTTCGATCTCGAGGCCAAGCGCAGGGACGACGACTCTTGGCATCCCTGCCGCATCACCTTGAG TTCAAATAGTGCTGTCTTTCGTATTAGTTTGAACTTTGAAAGTTGTGATGAGGAAGATATCATCTCAAGCAGAGAAGACTTGATGGGGCGTCTGCGATTTCGCTCCAACCCTGTACAGGATAACTGCTCTCATCTTAGGGGAGGAGAAAAAGTCCTTGTCATGAACATTGTGCAGTCTAAGTGCTTCTACTTTGATGCCGTTATAGAAAAG GCATACAGGGTGAGACACTCACACAGGTTGCACTGCAGATGCACTTTTGTGGTCAAATGGCTTGTACCTAAGCTGAAGGGGATAACAATAAATGTTCCATCTAAGTCAATTATGAAGCTTTCAGATAAAAAAATTGATAGCCACCCAGTAGTAGCTGCATTCTTGGCTGCTTTGAAACCTATACCTGATGTGAAAGTTCTTCCATTCCTTAATTCTTTAGAGGAAGCTACCTGTGAGGCTAACCTCCCTCAAGATCTGGAAAAGCAAGTAGAGATGATTAGCAAATTGGCTGATGGATCTGAGCCCTCAAAAGATGTACTGTCGAAATGTAAACAAG CTAATTCTGTGAGACGAAGAAGAAGCACTATTACGTCAGATACAGTTTCACTCATAAATCAAGGTAACTCTAGAAGAATCACCAGGAGCCAGACCAAAGTCAATGCAGAACTTGTGAAGCATTGCGATAATGCTCCTCTactcaatcctcttgctgctcaaGCAGCACTTGCTTCCTTAGTGCATGGACAGCTAGCAGATAAGCAAGAATCTTCCATCTTTAGGTTACAAGATTGCCTATCAGACCTACCCTTAAATGTTGAAAAGAAGCAAGACGACCATCTGTATCTGGAGGTAGAAGCTACTGCTATCCAATCCATTGCCTGCACCATGGATGATGTTATTGAACTTCCAAATATTGTCCAAGAAGTGACCAAACAAAGACTAATCAAAGACTTGAAGTTGAATAGCTCAATCGCTATCAGTAGAGGGGATGTTGTTAAGTTTTTTCCTGATGAATCTCCATACTCAGTCACTTTGAACAAAAAATCAGGCAGAGAATCTAATGAATCAGAAATTGGGTGCCTAGTTTCCTCTGCTACCAAGGACCATCCAACGAAGTTAACAATAAAAGGGAAGTTGAATGGTGGCGGAGTTTCGACACGATTAACTCGTTCAGGTGTAAAGAGACGAATATTTGAATCAACTGAGAAAGAGTCTTCAAATGAGAAGTTCCCCAGTCTAGTAAGCACAAAATTGTCATGTTCTGGCCCACAAATATTGACAAAAATCATAAACCAATACCAGGGTTCTGGAGAGAGAAACGAGATAATAGAGATAGTAGATCTTGATGCATCCGAGGATGATGAAAGCAGCAAGAGGGAATTGGTCTTCACATCTATGGAAACAATTATTGATAGGAcacaagaaaggaagaaaagacCCAGAAGATCAAGTGTCAAATTTATTGAAGTAGATCAAG GTGGAGAAATATCTCAACCTAAGAAAAAGAGAGAATCTTCAAAGAAGCCTATCCCGAGATTTTCACGACGGCTTAGACTCCTTCCTGGATCTCGCTCGCAGAGTTAA